The following coding sequences are from one Acidisarcina sp. window:
- the alaS gene encoding alanine--tRNA ligase, with translation MSGSAIRETFLRFFESKGHRRVHSSSLVPANDPTLLFTNAGMNQFKDVFLGLERRDYSRATTSQKCVRAGGKHNDLENVGFTRRHHTFFEMLGNFSFGDYFKAEAIAFAWELITSPEWLAIPKDKLYVTIFEGDAAVPRDEEAEQLWIKAGVPQDRIRAYGAKDNFWQMGETGPCGPCSEIFYDMGLEAAETPGVDKPFGEDDARYVEIWNLVFMQFDRSLSATGEATLKPLPKPSIDTGAGLERMAAVLQGKISNFETDLFTPLTSRAGELTNTKYKDGNAPTDASLRIIADHARAATFLISDGVLPANEGRGYVLRKILRRGIRHGRLLGQEMPFMFEMVFAVRDEMKDAYPELIDSADRVAKVVEAEERQFDRVLKVGLGVLNNELAEAARVGEKNPVLSGARAFHLYETYGLPLDFIADVARDAHISLDLEGFEQAKEAEQARARASWKGGSQKTASPVFRELPKTGFEGYRQLTVQGAEVLAIVKDGVGVQQAAAGDQVDIVLDHTSFYADSGGQVGDTGWFYSDDHNTVVAEVLGCFSPVQGVRAHKVIVRQPIHVGTKVDTVVDSGRRWAIRRNHTGTHLLHAALREVLGTHVKQAGSLVDNTRLRFDFSHFAAVADEELQDIEDIVNKEVLANERVQTIEDVPIDTAVNEYHAMALFGEKYGEKVRVIKIGDFSTELCGGTHTAATGEIGLIKLMSEGSVSSGVRRIEAVSGMGALGEFRRDYQLAQLTSQLAPSAELSPADALRQKLAASDEELKKLRRELDEVRMKSAGAALSSAKEQAVEVKGVKVLTHRADALDRGQLRTLVDNLRNQLGSGVVVLGSSQDEGKVALIVGVTKDLTGKIQAGKIVGELARKVGGSGGGRPDMAEAGGKDASQLDAALASAPNVVSALLG, from the coding sequence ATGTCCGGGTCTGCAATTCGCGAAACTTTCCTTCGCTTTTTTGAGTCGAAGGGCCACCGCCGTGTGCACTCCTCTTCGCTGGTTCCGGCGAACGATCCCACGCTGCTGTTTACCAATGCCGGGATGAACCAGTTCAAAGACGTCTTCCTCGGCTTGGAACGTCGCGACTACTCGCGCGCCACCACCTCGCAGAAATGCGTGCGCGCCGGCGGCAAGCACAACGATCTGGAAAACGTCGGCTTTACGCGGCGTCACCACACCTTCTTTGAGATGCTGGGCAACTTCAGCTTCGGCGACTATTTCAAGGCCGAGGCCATCGCCTTTGCATGGGAGCTGATCACCTCTCCCGAGTGGCTCGCGATTCCGAAAGACAAGCTCTACGTCACCATCTTCGAAGGCGACGCAGCCGTACCGCGCGATGAAGAAGCCGAGCAGCTCTGGATCAAGGCCGGCGTGCCCCAGGATCGCATTCGCGCTTACGGCGCAAAAGATAACTTCTGGCAGATGGGCGAGACTGGTCCCTGCGGCCCGTGTTCGGAGATCTTCTACGACATGGGGCTCGAGGCTGCGGAAACTCCCGGCGTCGATAAACCCTTCGGCGAAGATGACGCGCGCTACGTAGAAATATGGAACCTGGTCTTCATGCAGTTCGACCGCAGCCTCTCGGCGACAGGCGAGGCTACATTGAAACCGCTGCCCAAGCCCTCCATCGACACCGGAGCAGGCCTGGAACGCATGGCCGCCGTGCTGCAGGGAAAAATCTCAAACTTCGAGACAGACTTGTTCACGCCGCTCACGTCGCGCGCAGGGGAGCTGACGAACACGAAGTATAAGGATGGGAACGCGCCAACCGACGCCTCCCTGCGCATCATCGCAGACCACGCTCGCGCCGCAACCTTCCTCATCTCCGACGGCGTGCTGCCTGCAAATGAGGGCCGCGGATACGTGCTGCGCAAGATCCTTCGCCGCGGCATCCGGCATGGCCGCCTGCTTGGGCAGGAGATGCCTTTCATGTTCGAGATGGTCTTTGCCGTGCGCGACGAGATGAAGGACGCGTATCCGGAGCTGATCGACTCGGCTGACCGGGTCGCCAAGGTTGTCGAAGCCGAGGAGCGGCAGTTCGACCGCGTTCTGAAGGTCGGTCTCGGAGTACTGAACAACGAATTGGCAGAAGCAGCCAGGGTCGGCGAAAAGAATCCCGTGCTCTCCGGAGCAAGGGCGTTTCATCTCTACGAAACCTATGGGTTGCCGTTGGATTTCATTGCGGATGTCGCCCGCGACGCGCACATCTCGCTCGACCTGGAGGGCTTCGAGCAGGCCAAGGAAGCCGAGCAGGCCCGCGCTCGCGCCTCCTGGAAGGGTGGCTCGCAGAAGACCGCCAGCCCGGTCTTCCGCGAGCTGCCGAAGACCGGCTTTGAGGGCTATCGCCAGCTCACGGTGCAAGGTGCAGAGGTTCTGGCGATTGTGAAAGACGGCGTCGGCGTGCAGCAGGCCGCTGCCGGCGACCAGGTGGATATCGTGCTCGATCACACCTCCTTCTATGCCGATTCCGGCGGACAGGTGGGCGACACGGGATGGTTCTACTCGGACGACCACAACACCGTGGTTGCCGAGGTTCTGGGCTGCTTCTCTCCGGTGCAGGGTGTACGCGCACACAAGGTCATCGTTCGCCAGCCCATCCACGTGGGCACAAAGGTGGATACCGTCGTCGATAGCGGCCGCCGCTGGGCCATCCGGCGCAACCACACGGGAACACACCTGCTCCATGCCGCCTTGCGCGAGGTTCTGGGAACCCACGTCAAGCAGGCAGGATCGCTCGTGGATAACACGCGCCTGCGCTTTGACTTCTCGCACTTCGCTGCGGTTGCCGATGAAGAACTGCAGGACATCGAAGATATCGTCAACAAGGAAGTGCTGGCGAATGAGCGCGTCCAGACCATTGAGGATGTGCCCATCGATACAGCCGTGAACGAATACCACGCCATGGCGCTCTTCGGGGAAAAGTACGGCGAAAAGGTTCGAGTGATCAAAATCGGCGACTTCTCGACGGAGCTTTGCGGTGGCACGCACACCGCCGCCACAGGCGAGATCGGGCTGATCAAATTAATGAGTGAAGGCAGCGTCTCTTCGGGTGTGCGGCGCATAGAGGCCGTTTCCGGAATGGGGGCTCTCGGGGAGTTTCGCCGCGATTACCAGTTGGCGCAGCTCACCTCGCAGCTTGCTCCCAGCGCCGAGCTTTCCCCCGCCGATGCTTTGCGGCAGAAGCTCGCCGCCAGCGACGAAGAGCTGAAGAAGCTGCGCCGCGAACTGGACGAGGTGCGCATGAAGTCCGCCGGAGCCGCACTCTCCTCCGCGAAGGAACAAGCCGTGGAGGTAAAGGGCGTGAAGGTGCTGACGCATCGCGCCGATGCGCTCGACCGCGGCCAGTTGCGCACGCTGGTCGACAATCTTCGCAACCAGCTTGGCTCCGGTGTCGTCGTGCTCGGCTCCTCGCAGGATGAGGGCAAGGTGGCGCTGATCGTCGGCGTGACCAAGGACTTGACCGGGAAGATACAGGCAGGAAAGATCGTTGGAGAACTCGCCCGCAAGGTTGGCGGCTCCGGCGGTGGACGGCCCGACATGGCCGAGGCTGGCGGCAAGGACGCCAGTCAATTAGACGCGGCCCTGGCGAGTGCTCCCAATGTCGTATCTGCGCTCCTGGGGTAA
- a CDS encoding regulatory protein RecX, producing MMSFGRNPRKKVDPLDAAALYEYAVGALSRRMRTVAQLKRLMRAKVEEGETGAVKVEAVVRKLKEMRYLNDTAFASEYTRLRQENEKFGKRRVQQELMLKGIHPELVATTLESAYENVNEEELARRHLERKGIRKPKDEKETTRVMRRLIRAGFSLDVIFKVLRNWQVDEEAIAPIEALGLDDDSSSE from the coding sequence ATGATGTCGTTTGGCCGCAACCCGCGCAAGAAAGTCGATCCGCTCGACGCAGCGGCGCTCTACGAGTACGCCGTAGGCGCACTGAGCCGCCGCATGCGCACCGTGGCGCAGCTAAAGCGACTGATGCGCGCCAAGGTCGAGGAGGGCGAGACCGGCGCAGTGAAGGTCGAAGCCGTCGTGCGCAAACTGAAGGAGATGCGCTACCTGAACGACACCGCCTTCGCCAGCGAGTACACGCGCCTGCGGCAGGAAAACGAGAAGTTCGGCAAGCGCCGCGTGCAGCAGGAGTTGATGCTGAAGGGCATCCACCCCGAGCTGGTAGCCACTACGCTCGAATCCGCATACGAAAACGTCAACGAAGAAGAGCTGGCCCGGCGCCACCTGGAGCGCAAAGGCATCCGCAAGCCCAAGGATGAAAAGGAGACCACGCGCGTGATGCGGCGGCTGATCCGTGCCGGATTTTCCCTGGACGTAATCTTCAAAGTGCTGCGCAACTGGCAGGTGGATGAAGAGGCCATCGCTCCGATCGAAGCGCTCGGACTGGACGACGACTCCTCCTCCGAGTAG
- a CDS encoding S9 family peptidase: protein MLARRSALSLLLFAALLTPAVAQNKRPMQFDDLMKMHRLGGFSISPDGKWVIYAATDADLEKNSKTTRLWVIPTAGGDARPLTASLDGEDGGRFSPDGKQILFTSAREGSQQIYVASFDGTAGSIGAQRKITSLSTEADGAMWSPDGKQILFTSSVYPDCKDDACNKSRDAEKAASKVKARIFTELLYRHWNAYVGEKRSHLFLIPSEGGTPRDLNPGDTHDIPPFSLGGPDAYGFSPDGKEIAFTENLDPVPAISTNADIFTLRLDDPNARPVKISTSAGGDFSPAYSRDGRYIAFRSQARAGYESDRFRLMVYDRAAKTLKEVLPKLDRWVDEFAWAPDSKTLYFVSGDRGEAPVFSVNLDGSDLRSLTQAGEYGDLHAAADGHLFATRMTVQAPSEIVRLDLASAKPLQSSPAKGAPTDFAKSYSVTEQPITHLNDALLAQLDLPAMESFWFPSLGKVEVQGFLIKPPAFDAAKKYPVKFLIHGGPQGAWGDSWSYRWNAEYFAANGYAVVMINPRGSTGYGQTFTDGVNGDWGGKPYIDLMRGLDYAEQHYSFLDKSRECALGASYGGFMANWILGHTDRFKCIVSHDGMFNPESAYGSTEELWFNEWEFKGRPWDYYGKAKAADPFRKWAPSLYAKNFKTPTLVIHGQLDYRLDVAEGFQLFTTLQRLKVPSKMLYFPDEGHWVLKPQNSRLWNQVVSDWVEQWTGTSQPGPSKR, encoded by the coding sequence ATGCTCGCACGCCGCTCCGCTCTCTCCCTGCTGCTCTTTGCCGCTCTTTTGACCCCGGCTGTCGCACAAAACAAGCGTCCCATGCAGTTTGATGACCTGATGAAGATGCATCGGCTGGGAGGCTTCAGCATCTCTCCGGATGGCAAGTGGGTGATCTATGCCGCTACCGATGCCGACCTGGAGAAGAACTCCAAGACGACGCGGTTGTGGGTGATTCCCACTGCGGGCGGCGATGCACGGCCGCTGACCGCCTCTCTCGACGGAGAAGACGGCGGGCGCTTTTCGCCGGACGGTAAGCAGATTCTGTTTACCAGCGCGCGTGAGGGCAGCCAGCAGATTTATGTCGCCAGCTTCGACGGCACAGCGGGCAGCATCGGCGCACAGCGCAAGATCACCTCCCTGAGCACCGAGGCGGATGGCGCCATGTGGTCGCCCGACGGCAAGCAGATTCTCTTCACCTCCTCCGTCTACCCCGACTGCAAGGACGATGCCTGCAACAAGAGTCGCGACGCGGAGAAAGCCGCCTCCAAGGTCAAGGCCCGGATCTTTACCGAGCTGCTCTACCGCCACTGGAACGCCTATGTCGGGGAGAAGCGCAGCCACCTGTTCCTGATCCCATCCGAGGGCGGAACGCCGCGCGATCTAAACCCCGGAGATACGCATGATATTCCGCCGTTTTCGCTCGGAGGTCCGGATGCCTACGGATTCTCCCCCGATGGCAAGGAGATCGCGTTCACCGAGAATCTCGATCCCGTCCCCGCAATCAGCACCAACGCAGACATCTTCACGCTGCGGCTGGATGATCCGAATGCCAGGCCGGTGAAGATCAGCACCAGTGCCGGCGGCGACTTCAGCCCGGCATATTCGCGCGATGGCAGGTACATCGCCTTCCGCTCCCAGGCACGCGCCGGGTATGAGAGCGACCGCTTTCGCCTGATGGTCTACGACCGCGCCGCGAAGACTTTGAAGGAAGTGCTGCCGAAGCTCGATCGATGGGTGGATGAATTTGCCTGGGCGCCGGACTCGAAGACCCTGTACTTTGTGAGCGGGGATAGAGGCGAAGCTCCTGTATTTTCAGTCAATCTCGATGGCTCCGATCTGAGGTCGCTCACCCAGGCGGGAGAATATGGCGACCTGCACGCCGCCGCAGACGGTCATCTGTTCGCGACCCGGATGACCGTTCAGGCTCCCAGCGAGATCGTTCGCCTCGATCTAGCCTCGGCGAAACCGCTGCAATCCAGCCCGGCTAAGGGCGCTCCAACCGACTTCGCAAAGAGCTACAGCGTTACCGAGCAGCCGATCACCCATCTCAACGACGCACTCCTCGCACAGCTCGACCTACCGGCAATGGAGTCCTTCTGGTTCCCTTCTCTTGGCAAGGTGGAAGTGCAGGGTTTCCTGATTAAGCCTCCCGCCTTTGACGCGGCGAAGAAGTATCCCGTCAAGTTCCTCATCCACGGAGGACCGCAGGGAGCGTGGGGCGATTCGTGGAGCTATCGCTGGAACGCGGAATACTTTGCCGCGAACGGCTATGCCGTCGTGATGATCAACCCGCGCGGCTCAACCGGCTATGGGCAGACCTTTACCGACGGCGTCAATGGCGATTGGGGCGGCAAGCCGTACATCGACCTGATGCGCGGCCTCGACTACGCAGAGCAGCACTACAGCTTCCTCGATAAGTCCCGCGAGTGCGCGCTGGGAGCGAGCTATGGCGGATTCATGGCCAACTGGATTCTCGGCCATACGGATCGCTTCAAGTGCATCGTCTCGCACGACGGTATGTTCAATCCCGAATCGGCGTATGGATCGACCGAAGAGCTATGGTTCAACGAATGGGAGTTCAAGGGCCGTCCCTGGGATTACTATGGCAAGGCAAAGGCGGCGGATCCCTTCCGCAAATGGGCTCCGTCGCTCTATGCGAAGAACTTCAAAACGCCGACGCTCGTCATCCACGGTCAATTGGATTACCGGCTCGATGTGGCGGAGGGCTTCCAGCTCTTTACCACGCTGCAGCGCCTGAAGGTGCCGTCGAAGATGCTCTACTTCCCCGATGAGGGCCACTGGGTTCTGAAGCCGCAGAACTCCAGGCTGTGGAACCAGGTTGTCAGCGATTGGGTCGAGCAGTGGACCGGCACTTCCCAGCCCGGTCCGTCAAAGAGATAG
- a CDS encoding HNH endonuclease, whose product MSLGKAMVHARQQKSATKCHVTVQEEYRVPQTMQTPVLVLNASYEPINICGARRALVLVLKGVAKTEEEQGAFLHAARVHMAMPSVIRLLEYRRIPHQTRALSRKNILLRDRNTCQYCSTVLPASELTLDHVQPRSRGGLSTWENLVACCHSCNRRKGNRLLHEITDMQLVREPRPFSLHTSRHIMRMIGHSDPKWRRYLYY is encoded by the coding sequence ATGTCTCTGGGAAAAGCCATGGTCCACGCTCGGCAACAGAAATCAGCCACCAAGTGCCACGTCACCGTTCAGGAAGAGTATCGCGTGCCGCAGACGATGCAGACGCCTGTGCTGGTTCTTAACGCCTCCTATGAGCCCATCAATATCTGCGGCGCACGCCGCGCGCTGGTGCTGGTGCTCAAGGGGGTGGCCAAGACAGAGGAGGAACAGGGAGCGTTCCTGCACGCTGCGCGCGTCCATATGGCTATGCCATCGGTGATCCGGCTGCTGGAATATCGCCGCATCCCGCACCAGACGCGCGCCCTCTCGCGAAAGAACATCCTGCTGCGCGACCGCAATACCTGCCAATACTGCTCCACCGTTCTGCCCGCGAGCGAGTTGACGCTCGACCATGTGCAGCCACGTTCCCGGGGAGGGCTCTCCACCTGGGAGAATCTTGTTGCCTGCTGCCACTCCTGCAACCGTCGCAAGGGCAACCGCCTGCTACACGAGATCACTGACATGCAGTTAGTGCGCGAGCCGCGGCCCTTCTCCCTGCACACTAGCCGCCACATCATGCGCATGATTGGCCACTCGGACCCGAAGTGGCGGAGATACCTCTACTACTAG
- a CDS encoding ComF family protein has protein sequence MDPPPFRRAVAHGAYQGTLRTLIHSLKYERITPVSNGLGHLLASAMAQLAAETPSEMLVVPVPLHRSKRRTRGYNQAELLTQAALKVLRRTHPEWKLRLASEVLVRSRRTATQFELSARQRRDNVRGVFSVPEPRAVAGRDILLVDDIYTTGATARACSKTLLKAGAASVWVATLARAQREGVAFWDPKFGKTAVSHTNVREMASSPGS, from the coding sequence ATGGATCCTCCACCCTTTCGCAGGGCCGTGGCGCACGGAGCGTATCAGGGTACGCTTCGCACCCTCATCCACTCCCTCAAGTACGAGAGGATCACCCCCGTCTCCAACGGATTAGGCCATCTCCTGGCAAGTGCGATGGCGCAGCTTGCGGCGGAAACTCCCTCTGAAATGCTGGTCGTCCCGGTCCCGCTGCACCGCTCGAAACGGCGCACCCGTGGTTATAACCAGGCTGAGCTGCTTACCCAGGCAGCACTGAAGGTTCTGCGCCGGACGCATCCTGAATGGAAGCTCCGCCTCGCCAGCGAAGTGCTGGTAAGGAGCCGCAGGACTGCGACCCAATTTGAGCTATCGGCCCGCCAACGCCGCGACAACGTACGCGGCGTTTTTTCTGTGCCTGAGCCTCGCGCCGTCGCGGGCCGCGACATCCTGCTGGTCGACGACATTTACACCACCGGAGCCACCGCGCGCGCCTGCAGCAAAACGCTGCTCAAAGCCGGAGCGGCCTCCGTCTGGGTAGCCACCCTCGCACGCGCACAGCGCGAGGGCGTCGCTTTCTGGGATCCAAAGTTCGGGAAGACTGCCGTCTCCCACACCAACGTGAGGGAGATGGCAAGTTCGCCTGGTAGTTGA
- a CDS encoding oligopeptide transporter, OPT family, whose protein sequence is MSEVAPAVQPYIPHTETRPEFTWRAILLGSFFGILFGAVTVYVGLRAGLTVAASIPISVLSISILRVLGRASILENNIVQTTGNAGQSIAAGVIFTLPALVFLGFDLEYSRIFLLALIGGWLGVLFMIPLRRQLIVEEHANLKYPEGTACADVLLAGERGGSFASRVFFGLGLGSLYTLFQNDNLFAAWPSTPDYQPDFGKQHVLKGAAIRADATPEYLGVGYIIGPRVAGVIFAGGVFSWLVLMPLIYFFGSHFPQALYPATKPVAQMSPSEIWASYIRPMGAGAVAAAGLITLLKTLPTIASALRSGLQNLKKGSGSKAATKRTDDDLSMGIVVGGSALLVLMMFFFLTFKPVPGAQVGVMANLAASLLVVVFGFLFVTVSSRIVGLIGSSANPISGMTIATLMATSAIFLVKGWTTPAFGALAITIGGVVCIAAANAGDTSQDLKTGFLIGATPWKQQVALMIGVCVSTVAIGVTLNLMNKGLEEFRETAQPWDISVVHDGVQMQGTFTRQSFRVVHADKTEDTRSGSNYLLLNALGSPELADGKYLYNPATRLIEVQWVQGIGSEKAAAPQARLMATVINGILTRKLPWGLVLLGVFLVIAVELLGIRSLSFAVGAYLSIATTLAIFCGGVMRWMVDRAVEKAGGGTEDSESEISPGSLYASGLIAAGGIVGLLGVALKLYEAATNRHDILRLPRTFLYHDWVSVGMFALLAFSLYYFARKPLENKK, encoded by the coding sequence GTGTCAGAAGTCGCTCCAGCAGTTCAACCCTATATCCCGCATACCGAGACACGGCCGGAGTTTACCTGGCGCGCCATCCTGCTGGGATCATTTTTCGGGATTCTTTTCGGCGCGGTTACTGTCTATGTGGGTCTGCGGGCGGGACTTACGGTGGCGGCCTCCATTCCGATCTCCGTGCTCTCCATCAGCATTCTGCGGGTGCTGGGCCGGGCTTCCATCCTTGAAAACAATATCGTCCAGACCACCGGCAACGCCGGTCAGTCGATTGCCGCTGGGGTGATCTTTACCTTGCCGGCGCTGGTTTTTCTGGGATTTGACCTGGAGTACTCGCGCATCTTCCTGCTGGCGTTGATCGGCGGTTGGCTGGGCGTGCTCTTCATGATTCCCTTGCGCCGCCAGTTGATTGTGGAGGAGCACGCGAACCTGAAGTATCCCGAAGGAACGGCCTGTGCCGATGTGCTGCTGGCCGGCGAGCGTGGCGGATCGTTCGCCAGCCGCGTGTTCTTCGGCCTGGGACTCGGCAGCCTGTATACCCTCTTTCAAAATGACAATCTGTTTGCCGCGTGGCCCAGCACTCCGGATTACCAGCCGGATTTTGGCAAACAGCATGTCCTGAAGGGCGCTGCGATACGGGCCGATGCCACGCCGGAGTACCTTGGCGTCGGTTACATCATCGGGCCACGCGTGGCGGGGGTGATCTTCGCCGGCGGCGTTTTCTCCTGGCTGGTGCTGATGCCGCTCATCTATTTCTTTGGCTCGCATTTTCCCCAGGCGCTTTACCCGGCAACCAAGCCAGTGGCGCAGATGTCGCCCAGCGAGATATGGGCCTCCTACATCCGGCCGATGGGGGCTGGCGCGGTGGCTGCCGCCGGGCTGATCACGCTGCTCAAAACACTGCCGACGATTGCGAGCGCGCTGCGCTCCGGCTTGCAGAATCTGAAGAAGGGCAGTGGATCGAAGGCCGCCACAAAGCGGACGGATGACGACCTCTCCATGGGGATTGTCGTTGGCGGCTCTGCGCTGCTGGTGCTCATGATGTTCTTCTTCCTCACCTTCAAGCCCGTGCCCGGAGCGCAGGTGGGAGTGATGGCGAATCTGGCCGCATCGCTGCTGGTGGTGGTCTTTGGATTCCTCTTCGTAACCGTGTCTTCGCGCATTGTGGGACTGATCGGAAGCTCCGCAAACCCCATCTCCGGCATGACGATTGCCACGCTGATGGCAACCTCCGCGATCTTTCTTGTGAAGGGCTGGACAACCCCTGCCTTTGGCGCATTGGCGATCACTATTGGCGGCGTGGTCTGCATCGCGGCGGCGAACGCAGGGGATACTTCGCAGGATCTGAAGACAGGTTTCCTGATCGGAGCTACGCCCTGGAAACAGCAGGTTGCGCTGATGATCGGCGTCTGCGTTTCTACCGTGGCAATCGGCGTTACGCTCAACCTGATGAATAAGGGACTTGAGGAATTCCGCGAGACGGCACAGCCCTGGGATATCAGCGTTGTCCATGACGGCGTGCAGATGCAGGGGACGTTTACACGCCAGAGCTTTCGCGTGGTGCATGCGGACAAGACCGAGGACACACGTTCCGGCAGCAACTATCTTCTGCTGAATGCTCTGGGCTCGCCTGAACTCGCCGACGGCAAATATCTCTACAATCCGGCGACTCGTTTGATTGAAGTGCAATGGGTGCAGGGAATCGGCAGCGAGAAGGCCGCCGCGCCCCAGGCCAGGCTTATGGCGACGGTGATTAACGGCATCCTGACTCGCAAATTGCCCTGGGGCCTGGTGCTGCTTGGCGTATTTCTGGTGATCGCGGTGGAGCTGCTGGGAATTCGGTCTCTGTCTTTCGCGGTTGGCGCGTATCTCTCCATTGCCACCACGCTCGCTATCTTCTGCGGTGGCGTGATGCGCTGGATGGTGGATCGTGCGGTGGAGAAGGCAGGTGGCGGCACGGAGGATTCCGAGAGCGAAATCAGCCCCGGCTCGCTGTATGCCAGCGGTCTGATTGCAGCAGGAGGAATCGTGGGACTGCTGGGCGTCGCTCTCAAGCTCTACGAGGCTGCGACGAACCGGCACGATATCCTGCGCCTTCCCCGGACCTTTCTGTATCACGACTGGGTATCGGTGGGGATGTTCGCGCTGCTGGCGTTCTCGCTGTATTACTTTGCGCGCAAGCCGCTGGAGAACAAGAAATAG
- a CDS encoding ferrochelatase: MSDTAILLLAHGTPEALDDIPEYLRNVTSGRPLPQQVVEEIRHRYSLIGQSPLTGITLEQGRLLSEAVGMPTYVGMRNWKPYIVDMVKQMRADGIRSAVAICLAPHNSRTSVGLYRRAVQAEAGDMRIEFIEGWAEHPLLADAFADRLRPVLGRLREETGSDVPVLFTAHSVPCRTVQTQSPAAASAADARPERPAPPTSNSGPDPYAIEAKRTAALVAARIADLKPEDWFFAFQSQGMSGGPWLGPTVEETLAALAAAGRKSIVLQPIGFLCDHVEILYDIDIAFRKLASSLGMRLERPQSLNDSPLLISALEDLAHQGLERLQSERA; this comes from the coding sequence ATGTCTGATACCGCCATCCTGCTGCTGGCGCACGGAACACCGGAGGCTCTGGACGACATCCCCGAGTACCTGCGCAACGTAACCAGTGGGCGGCCTTTGCCCCAGCAGGTCGTGGAGGAGATCCGTCATCGGTACAGCCTCATCGGTCAAAGCCCGCTTACCGGGATCACCCTGGAACAGGGCCGGCTGCTGAGCGAAGCCGTTGGCATGCCAACCTACGTCGGCATGCGCAACTGGAAGCCCTACATTGTCGATATGGTGAAGCAGATGCGCGCCGACGGCATCCGCTCCGCTGTTGCGATCTGTCTGGCTCCGCACAATTCGCGGACCAGTGTGGGGTTGTATCGTCGGGCTGTGCAGGCAGAGGCCGGGGATATGCGTATCGAGTTTATCGAGGGCTGGGCGGAACACCCGCTGCTTGCCGATGCCTTCGCCGACCGCCTGCGCCCTGTACTGGGCCGGCTCCGCGAAGAAACCGGCTCAGACGTGCCGGTTCTCTTTACCGCGCACAGCGTCCCCTGCAGAACGGTTCAGACGCAGAGCCCGGCTGCTGCCTCCGCCGCCGACGCAAGACCGGAAAGACCAGCACCACCAACGAGCAACTCCGGACCAGACCCCTACGCTATCGAAGCCAAGCGGACTGCCGCACTGGTCGCTGCGCGGATCGCAGACCTGAAGCCGGAAGATTGGTTCTTTGCGTTTCAAAGCCAGGGGATGTCCGGCGGCCCGTGGTTAGGTCCCACGGTAGAAGAGACACTCGCGGCACTCGCGGCTGCGGGGCGCAAATCTATTGTGCTGCAGCCGATTGGCTTTCTCTGCGACCACGTCGAAATCCTCTACGATATCGACATCGCTTTCCGCAAATTGGCCTCTAGCTTAGGTATGCGACTGGAACGCCCACAATCGCTGAATGACTCGCCGCTGCTGATCTCGGCGCTGGAGGATCTGGCCCATCAGGGCTTAGAGCGGCTGCAATCGGAAAGAGCCTAG
- the hemE gene encoding uroporphyrinogen decarboxylase: MPSKPYPPSRPEAAGADPEVLSSGTRFLRACLRKPVDRTPVWFLRQAGRYMAEYQAVRKHHSLLEICRRPELAAEVTITAAEKLDVDAAIIFADLLLPLDCMGLDFEFQAGEGPVIHHPIRTEEDVVRLRTDRASELGYVAEAISRVVAHFKETIGTIGFIGAPFTLASYMIEGGGSRNYIHTKTMMYRQPSTWQRLLEKLALVLREYAAQQVAAGADVIQIFDSWVGALSIADYREFVLPIATRLVREVQAMGVPVIYFGVDTASLLPAMSETGADVLGLDWRTPLDGAWRTLDYRCAVQGNLDPITLFAEPELLRKRVYEVMQQAAGRPGHIFNLGHGIVPGTPVENVQQVVKYVREFSKSGGHV; encoded by the coding sequence ATGCCCTCCAAACCATATCCACCATCTCGTCCCGAAGCCGCTGGGGCTGATCCTGAAGTGCTGTCCAGTGGAACACGATTTCTCCGCGCCTGCCTTCGCAAACCGGTAGACCGCACGCCTGTCTGGTTTTTGCGCCAGGCCGGACGATATATGGCGGAATATCAGGCCGTCCGCAAACACCATTCCCTGCTCGAGATTTGCAGACGCCCGGAGCTCGCTGCGGAGGTGACGATTACCGCCGCCGAGAAGCTGGACGTGGACGCCGCCATCATATTTGCCGATCTGCTGCTGCCCCTGGACTGCATGGGGCTGGACTTTGAGTTCCAGGCTGGTGAGGGTCCGGTGATTCACCACCCCATTCGTACCGAGGAAGACGTCGTGCGGCTGCGAACGGATCGCGCATCGGAGCTGGGCTACGTGGCCGAGGCAATCAGCCGGGTTGTGGCGCATTTTAAGGAGACGATCGGCACGATCGGCTTTATCGGCGCGCCATTCACCCTGGCCAGCTACATGATCGAGGGCGGCGGCTCGCGAAACTACATCCACACCAAGACGATGATGTATCGCCAGCCCTCCACCTGGCAGCGGCTTCTGGAGAAGCTTGCCCTGGTCCTGCGCGAGTATGCCGCGCAACAGGTGGCCGCTGGCGCCGATGTCATCCAGATCTTTGATAGCTGGGTAGGAGCGCTCTCCATCGCAGATTATCGGGAGTTCGTTCTGCCGATAGCCACGCGGCTGGTGCGCGAGGTTCAGGCCATGGGAGTCCCGGTGATCTACTTCGGAGTGGACACGGCGAGCCTTCTGCCTGCCATGAGCGAGACCGGCGCCGATGTCCTCGGGCTCGACTGGCGGACTCCGCTCGATGGAGCATGGAGGACGCTGGATTACCGCTGCGCCGTGCAGGGCAACCTCGATCCCATCACTCTCTTCGCCGAGCCGGAATTGCTGCGCAAGCGTGTGTATGAAGTCATGCAGCAGGCAGCCGGACGCCCGGGACACATCTTTAACCTCGGACATGGTATTGTGCCTGGAACCCCGGTAGAAAACGTGCAGCAGGTGGTGAAGTATGTGCGCGAGTTCTCGAAGAGCGGCGGTCATGTCTGA